A single region of the Variovorax paradoxus genome encodes:
- a CDS encoding ABC transporter permease, translating to MSFGDLHAAGPLWRSASFAIAIGVLAPVLTLAWLAFGSGVAHWGPLFAHVLPQAALNTAVLLAGVGVLVLVIGTGCAWLVTACDFPGRRVLHWALLLPLAMPTYIVAFAYLDLLHPIGPVQGAIRWALGFDSPRQFRLPDLRSMPGAIFVLGFVLYPYVYMTARAMFMTQPAHLMEAARTLGESRRGAFFRVALPLARPALAVGLSLALLETLNDIGASEFLGVNTLTVAVYTTWITRSDLAGAAQIACAMLFVVVALVWLERNGRRHQRFGSTQRMRPMQPRRLHGWTAWLATATAALPVMIGFAAPALYLVWESSKRLRQGGGISQGLLSSLGNTLALAAGVTVVAVAAGLVVAWAARSQGSRPNRARWQARVAALGYAVPGTVLAIGLLTPALAFDSALANAFGLAGLPLMGAGVVLVVACAIRFLAMPVGGIEAGLARIPPAIEQASRLLGETTGGTLRRVHLPLLQPAIATGALLVFVDAMKELPATLLLRPANFDTLATWLYAEAARGTYEEGAIAALAIVAAGLLPVVLLARNQLGTPSALPGPHQT from the coding sequence ATGAGCTTCGGTGACCTGCACGCAGCAGGCCCGCTCTGGCGCAGCGCTTCGTTTGCAATTGCCATCGGCGTGCTTGCGCCGGTGCTCACGCTCGCCTGGCTTGCGTTCGGCTCCGGCGTGGCGCACTGGGGGCCGCTGTTCGCGCACGTGCTGCCGCAGGCGGCGCTCAACACGGCGGTGCTGCTTGCGGGTGTCGGCGTGCTGGTGCTGGTAATCGGCACCGGCTGCGCCTGGCTGGTCACGGCCTGCGACTTTCCGGGGCGCCGCGTGCTGCACTGGGCGCTGCTGCTGCCGCTGGCCATGCCGACCTACATCGTCGCATTCGCCTACCTGGACCTGCTGCACCCGATCGGCCCCGTGCAGGGCGCGATCCGCTGGGCCTTGGGCTTCGACAGCCCGCGCCAGTTCCGCCTGCCCGACCTGCGCTCCATGCCGGGTGCGATCTTCGTGCTGGGCTTCGTGCTCTACCCGTACGTCTACATGACCGCGCGCGCCATGTTCATGACGCAGCCCGCGCACTTGATGGAAGCCGCCCGCACACTGGGCGAGAGCCGGCGCGGTGCGTTCTTTCGGGTGGCGCTGCCGCTGGCGCGCCCGGCGCTTGCCGTGGGGCTGAGCCTTGCGCTGCTCGAAACGCTCAACGACATCGGCGCCTCTGAATTCCTCGGCGTGAACACGCTCACCGTTGCGGTCTACACCACGTGGATCACGCGCTCCGACCTGGCCGGCGCGGCGCAGATCGCCTGCGCCATGCTGTTCGTGGTGGTGGCCTTGGTCTGGCTCGAACGCAACGGCCGCCGGCATCAACGCTTCGGCTCGACGCAGCGCATGCGCCCGATGCAGCCGCGCCGCCTGCATGGCTGGACGGCATGGCTGGCCACCGCCACCGCCGCCTTGCCGGTGATGATCGGATTCGCGGCGCCTGCTCTCTACCTCGTCTGGGAAAGCAGCAAGCGCCTGCGCCAGGGCGGCGGCATTTCGCAAGGCCTGCTCTCGAGCCTGGGCAACACGCTGGCACTGGCCGCGGGCGTAACCGTCGTCGCCGTGGCCGCCGGGCTGGTGGTGGCATGGGCGGCCCGGAGCCAGGGGTCGCGGCCCAACCGCGCGCGCTGGCAGGCACGCGTGGCCGCGCTGGGCTACGCCGTGCCGGGCACGGTGCTCGCCATTGGCCTGCTCACGCCCGCACTGGCGTTCGACTCCGCATTGGCAAACGCATTCGGCCTCGCAGGCTTGCCGCTGATGGGCGCGGGTGTTGTGCTGGTGGTGGCCTGCGCCATCCGTTTTCTCGCCATGCCGGTGGGCGGCATCGAAGCCGGGCTCGCACGCATTCCGCCCGCCATCGAACAGGCCTCGCGGCTGCTGGGTGAAACCACCGGCGGCACGCTGCGCCGTGTGCACCTGCCGCTGCTGCAGCCGGCCATTGCCACGGGTGCGCTGCTGGTCTTTGTCGACGCCATGAAAGAGCTGCCCGCCACGCTGCTGCTGCGTCCCGCCAATTTCGACACGCTGGCCACATGGCTCTATGCCGAGGCCGCCCGCGGCACGTACGAAGAAGGCGCCATTGCCGCGCTGGCCATCGTCGCGGCCGGGCTGCTGCCCGTGGTGCTGCTGGCACGCAATCAACTGGGCACGCCATCGGCCCTGCCCGGTCCGCATCAAACATGA
- the edd gene encoding phosphogluconate dehydratase, with translation MSTHPTVLDVTARIRERSRGPRTAYLQRLTEIRNRDRGSDRMGCANVAHAVAGIPANDKFRVVTERAPNIGIVTAYNDMLSAHAPYQSYPDIIKNEARSLGATAQVAGGVPAMCDGVTQGTPGMELSLFSRDVIAMGTAVALTHDMFDGALLLGVCDKIVPGLLIGALHFGHLPTVFVPAGPMPSGLSNGEKSKVREQAAQGLVGRQGLLDAEMAAYHTVGTCTFYGTANSNQMLLEAMGLHVPGTAFIQPGDAMRETLTREAVRTVLGRASESAFNCPPIGEVVDERCIVNAMVALLATGGSTNHLIHWVAVARSAGIVIDWDDFSRLSDVTPLLTRVYPNGSADVNAFQAAGGPGFVIGELLDAGLMHADVLTVRAGGIREFANVPAMADDKRLVWQSAAPSKDEAVARPVENPFSATGGLKLLNGNLGRSVIKVSSVPDDRHVIEAPARVFDSQAALQQAFTAGELERDVVCVVRWQGPQANGMPELHKLTPPLSVLQGKGFRVALVTDGRMSGASGKIPAAIHVSPEAAAGGPLAKVRDGDVIRLDAVAGTLAVLVPDDEWAERELAKLPEAKRIADGHGLGRELFAGMRRNALTAEEGACSWL, from the coding sequence ATGAGCACACATCCCACCGTCCTTGACGTTACCGCTCGCATTCGCGAACGCAGCCGGGGGCCGCGCACCGCGTACCTCCAGCGCCTGACAGAAATCCGCAACCGCGACCGCGGCTCCGACCGCATGGGCTGCGCCAATGTGGCGCACGCCGTGGCCGGCATTCCGGCCAACGACAAGTTCAGGGTGGTGACAGAGCGCGCGCCCAACATCGGCATCGTCACCGCCTACAACGACATGCTCTCGGCCCACGCGCCGTACCAGAGCTACCCCGACATCATCAAGAACGAGGCGCGCAGCCTCGGCGCCACGGCGCAGGTGGCCGGCGGCGTGCCCGCCATGTGCGACGGCGTGACCCAGGGCACGCCCGGCATGGAGCTGAGCCTCTTCAGCCGCGACGTGATCGCCATGGGCACCGCGGTGGCGCTCACGCACGACATGTTCGACGGCGCGCTGCTTTTGGGCGTGTGCGACAAGATCGTGCCGGGCCTGTTGATCGGCGCGTTGCATTTCGGGCACCTGCCCACCGTGTTCGTGCCCGCGGGCCCCATGCCCTCGGGCCTGTCGAACGGCGAAAAATCCAAGGTGCGCGAGCAGGCCGCACAGGGCTTGGTCGGCCGGCAAGGCTTGCTCGACGCCGAGATGGCGGCCTATCACACCGTGGGCACCTGCACCTTCTACGGCACCGCCAACAGCAACCAGATGCTGCTGGAGGCCATGGGCCTGCATGTGCCCGGCACCGCGTTCATCCAGCCCGGCGACGCCATGCGCGAAACGCTCACGCGCGAGGCCGTGCGCACGGTGCTCGGACGCGCGAGCGAATCCGCATTCAATTGCCCGCCCATCGGCGAAGTCGTGGACGAGCGCTGCATCGTCAATGCCATGGTCGCGCTGCTTGCCACCGGCGGCTCCACCAACCACCTGATCCACTGGGTGGCCGTGGCGCGCTCGGCCGGCATCGTGATCGACTGGGACGACTTCTCGCGCCTCTCCGACGTGACTCCGCTGCTGACGCGCGTGTACCCCAACGGCAGCGCCGACGTGAACGCGTTCCAGGCCGCGGGCGGCCCCGGCTTCGTGATCGGCGAGCTGCTCGATGCAGGCCTGATGCATGCCGACGTGCTGACCGTTCGCGCCGGCGGCATTCGCGAATTTGCGAACGTTCCCGCCATGGCCGACGACAAGCGCCTGGTGTGGCAATCCGCCGCGCCCTCGAAGGACGAAGCGGTGGCGCGGCCCGTCGAGAACCCCTTCAGCGCCACCGGCGGGCTGAAGCTGCTCAATGGCAACCTGGGGCGCAGCGTGATCAAGGTGTCTTCGGTGCCCGACGACCGCCACGTGATCGAAGCGCCGGCGCGCGTTTTCGATTCGCAGGCCGCGCTGCAGCAGGCGTTTACCGCCGGCGAACTCGAGCGCGACGTGGTGTGCGTGGTGCGCTGGCAGGGCCCGCAGGCCAACGGCATGCCCGAGCTGCACAAGCTCACGCCGCCGCTGTCGGTGCTGCAGGGCAAGGGCTTTCGCGTGGCGCTGGTCACCGACGGCCGCATGAGCGGCGCATCGGGCAAGATACCGGCTGCAATTCACGTCTCGCCCGAAGCCGCCGCGGGCGGCCCGCTTGCCAAGGTGCGCGACGGCGACGTCATACGCCTGGATGCGGTAGCGGGTACGCTTGCCGTGCTGGTGCCCGATGACGAATGGGCCGAACGCGAGCTTGCCAAGCTGCCAGAAGCCAAGCGCATTGCCGACGGCCATGGCCTCGGCCGCGAACTGTTCGCCGGCATGCGGCGCAATGCATTGACTGCTGAAGAAGGAGCCTGCTCATGGCTGTAG
- a CDS encoding haloacid dehalogenase type II yields MRADFDATDLKVIAFDVFGTVVDWHSGIAAEAELALPGVDGATFALAWRAGYQPAMKSVMERIAAGEGGFTLLDELHLSMLGQVLHDFGLTEQLDTAAKRHLSRAWHRLSAWPDAVEGLTRLKKKFTICTLSNGNIGLLTEMAKRAGLPWDCVLSAEVFKAYKPDPRTYLGVAGVFDATPGQVMLAAAHHDDLAAARVCGLKTAYIERPHEYGRAQPKDVSPNAENNLHARDINELADLLGC; encoded by the coding sequence ATGCGCGCGGATTTCGACGCGACCGACCTGAAGGTCATCGCGTTCGACGTTTTCGGCACCGTGGTCGATTGGCACAGCGGCATTGCCGCCGAGGCCGAACTCGCGCTGCCCGGCGTGGACGGCGCCACCTTCGCGCTGGCTTGGCGCGCCGGCTACCAGCCCGCAATGAAATCGGTGATGGAGCGCATTGCAGCGGGCGAGGGCGGCTTCACGCTGCTCGATGAGCTGCACCTGAGCATGCTCGGGCAGGTGCTGCACGATTTCGGCCTGACGGAGCAACTGGACACCGCCGCCAAGCGCCACCTGAGTCGCGCCTGGCACCGGCTGTCCGCCTGGCCCGACGCGGTCGAGGGACTCACGCGCCTGAAGAAGAAATTCACCATCTGCACGTTGTCCAACGGCAACATCGGCCTGCTCACCGAAATGGCCAAGCGCGCCGGCCTGCCGTGGGATTGCGTGCTCTCGGCCGAAGTGTTCAAGGCCTACAAGCCCGATCCACGCACTTACCTTGGCGTGGCGGGCGTGTTCGACGCGACGCCGGGCCAGGTCATGCTGGCGGCGGCGCACCATGACGATCTTGCCGCGGCGCGTGTGTGCGGCCTGAAGACCGCCTACATCGAACGGCCCCATGAATACGGCCGCGCGCAGCCCAAGGATGTTTCGCCGAACGCAGAGAACAACCTGCACGCGCGGGACATCAACGAACTGGCTGATCTGCTGGGCTGCTGA
- the gloA gene encoding lactoylglutathione lyase translates to MRLLHTMLRVGNLQRSIDFYTKVLGMNLLRTSENPEYRYSLAFVGYEGGNPDQAEIELTYNWGTESYELGTAYGHIALGVPDAYAACEKIKAAGGNVTREAGPVKGGSTVIAFVTDPDGYKVELIQDKSKAHGDKAEAAADALRAP, encoded by the coding sequence ATGCGACTTCTCCACACCATGCTGCGCGTCGGCAATCTTCAGCGTTCGATCGACTTCTACACGAAGGTGCTGGGCATGAACCTGCTGCGCACCTCCGAGAACCCGGAGTACAGATACAGCCTCGCCTTTGTCGGCTACGAAGGCGGCAACCCCGACCAGGCAGAGATCGAACTCACCTACAACTGGGGCACCGAAAGCTATGAGCTCGGCACCGCCTACGGCCACATTGCGCTCGGCGTGCCCGACGCCTACGCCGCGTGCGAAAAGATCAAGGCCGCCGGCGGCAACGTCACGCGCGAAGCCGGCCCGGTGAAAGGCGGCAGCACGGTCATCGCCTTCGTGACCGACCCGGACGGCTACAAGGTCGAACTGATCCAGGACAAGTCAAAAGCCCACGGCGACAAGGCAGAAGCCGCCGCAGACGCTTTGCGCGCGCCGTAA
- a CDS encoding acyltransferase family protein: protein MKSQSIAVDQPQYVESIQAGRGIAALLVVVHHIAQKSHALSGGAIPLFDFGIVGVDIFFMISGFIIYFVTANKTMTHVEFMEKRIVRVFPLYWGLSLLALLVLIFKPNLINSNAQQATDIAASFFLWPTTAPYLVNNGWTLTYEIIFYALWALVALPTANKKTATIACLILAAGSFIGLLLNVDPKVINFSLFVEFAFGVAVGVAFKKGSFRQHIPAAIGLTVAGAFLAHLAISQGLGSGQLRGFALAIPSAMMFIGIILLGPFWKKMRTVLAIGDSSYSLYLFHPFILVGIPITVKLLGISSPVQILAISAAVGVAAIAASHMVYKLVEFPLTQMMRGMIKSAKSLGAARAR, encoded by the coding sequence GTGAAGTCTCAATCCATTGCGGTCGACCAGCCCCAGTACGTTGAATCCATCCAGGCCGGAAGAGGCATTGCCGCCCTCCTAGTGGTCGTTCACCACATCGCGCAAAAATCGCATGCGCTCTCGGGCGGCGCCATTCCGTTGTTCGATTTCGGGATCGTCGGTGTCGACATCTTCTTCATGATCAGCGGCTTCATCATCTACTTTGTCACCGCCAACAAGACGATGACGCATGTGGAGTTCATGGAAAAGCGGATCGTGCGGGTGTTCCCGCTCTATTGGGGGCTTTCGTTGCTGGCCTTGCTGGTTCTGATCTTCAAGCCGAACCTGATCAACAGCAACGCGCAGCAAGCAACGGATATTGCCGCCTCGTTTTTCTTGTGGCCCACCACCGCGCCGTATCTGGTGAACAACGGCTGGACACTGACCTACGAGATCATCTTCTACGCGCTCTGGGCGCTCGTCGCGCTGCCCACGGCCAACAAGAAAACCGCAACCATTGCGTGCCTGATACTGGCCGCGGGTTCATTCATTGGGCTGCTCCTGAACGTGGACCCCAAGGTCATCAATTTTTCGCTGTTCGTGGAATTTGCCTTTGGCGTGGCCGTTGGCGTCGCGTTCAAAAAGGGATCGTTCCGGCAACACATTCCTGCCGCCATCGGCCTGACCGTTGCGGGCGCTTTTCTCGCCCACCTGGCCATATCCCAAGGCCTTGGCAGCGGCCAACTGAGAGGATTTGCGCTGGCAATTCCTTCGGCCATGATGTTCATCGGAATCATCCTGCTCGGGCCGTTCTGGAAAAAAATGCGCACGGTGCTGGCCATTGGTGACAGCTCCTATTCGCTGTACCTCTTCCACCCATTCATCCTGGTCGGCATTCCCATCACGGTGAAGCTGCTCGGCATTTCCTCGCCGGTCCAGATACTCGCCATTTCCGCGGCGGTCGGCGTTGCGGCCATTGCGGCTTCGCACATGGTCTACAAGCTGGTGGAGTTTCCGCTCACGCAAATGATGCGCGGGATGATCAAGTCCGCGAAATCGCTTGGCGCAGCGAGAGCCAGATGA
- a CDS encoding ABC transporter ATP-binding protein: protein MSSPLSLESIQLAYETPRGLHTVVNDFSLSLPAGEIACLFGPSGCGKTTVLRAIAGFEPVRAGTIRLGEVLLSSTQVHLPPEQRRVGMMFQEYALFPHLSASQNVAFGLRRAGRAQQQSRTAEMLSLVGLADAGERFPHELSGGQQQRIALARALAPSPALLLLDEPFSNLDGGTRERLTAEVRGILKRAGQTAILVTHNDAEAHAMADRIGVMHAGRIAHWLDTAK, encoded by the coding sequence ATGAGTTCCCCCCTTTCCCTCGAGTCGATCCAGCTCGCCTACGAAACACCGCGCGGCCTGCACACCGTGGTGAACGACTTTTCGCTGTCCCTGCCCGCGGGCGAAATAGCCTGCCTGTTCGGCCCTTCGGGCTGCGGCAAGACCACCGTGTTGCGGGCCATTGCCGGCTTCGAGCCCGTACGCGCCGGCACGATCCGGCTCGGCGAGGTGCTGCTGTCTTCGACCCAGGTGCACCTGCCGCCCGAGCAGCGGCGCGTGGGCATGATGTTTCAGGAGTACGCGCTGTTTCCCCACCTCTCGGCAAGCCAGAACGTGGCGTTCGGCCTGCGCCGCGCGGGCCGCGCGCAGCAGCAGTCGCGCACGGCCGAAATGCTTTCGCTCGTCGGCCTGGCGGACGCCGGTGAACGCTTTCCGCACGAGCTGTCGGGTGGCCAGCAGCAGCGCATCGCACTCGCCCGCGCACTGGCGCCTTCGCCCGCGCTGCTGCTGCTCGACGAGCCTTTTTCGAATCTCGACGGCGGCACGCGCGAACGCCTGACGGCGGAGGTGCGCGGGATTCTCAAACGCGCCGGGCAGACCGCCATCCTCGTCACCCACAACGATGCCGAAGCCCATGCCATGGCCGACCGCATCGGCGTGATGCACGCAGGCCGCATCGCGCACTGGCTGGACACCGCCAAATAG
- the eda gene encoding bifunctional 4-hydroxy-2-oxoglutarate aldolase/2-dehydro-3-deoxy-phosphogluconate aldolase: MAVDNNKLTALDVMRDAPVIPVIVLNDVKHAIPLARALVAGGIRMLEVTLRTPQALECIEAIAKDVPEAVAGAGTIRSAADAQASALAGAKFGVSPGYTRAVGKACHDLGLPLLPGVATGSEIMTAQEDGYTELKFFPALQAGGLPMLKAWQGPFGDVTFCPTGGIHAGNAAEFLALSNVACVGGSWIVPTDAIREGNWALIEQLARAASQLQR; this comes from the coding sequence ATGGCTGTAGATAACAACAAACTCACCGCACTCGACGTCATGCGCGATGCACCGGTCATCCCGGTCATCGTGCTGAACGACGTGAAACATGCCATTCCACTGGCGCGCGCGCTCGTGGCCGGCGGCATTCGCATGCTCGAAGTCACGCTGCGCACTCCGCAAGCGCTCGAATGCATCGAAGCCATTGCCAAGGACGTGCCCGAGGCCGTGGCCGGTGCGGGCACCATCCGCAGCGCGGCCGATGCGCAGGCCTCGGCGCTGGCGGGGGCCAAGTTCGGCGTGAGCCCGGGCTACACGCGCGCCGTGGGCAAGGCATGCCACGACCTCGGCTTGCCGCTGCTGCCCGGCGTGGCCACCGGCAGCGAGATCATGACGGCGCAGGAAGACGGCTACACCGAGCTCAAGTTCTTTCCTGCGCTGCAGGCGGGCGGGCTGCCGATGCTCAAGGCCTGGCAAGGGCCGTTCGGCGACGTCACCTTTTGCCCCACCGGCGGCATCCATGCGGGCAATGCGGCGGAGTTTCTTGCGCTCTCGAACGTGGCTTGCGTGGGTGGCTCGTGGATCGTGCCGACCGACGCCATCCGCGAGGGCAACTGGGCACTGATCGAGCAGCTGGCACGCGCCGCGAGCCAACTGCAGCGCTGA
- a CDS encoding glutathione S-transferase family protein, translating into MAQPLTLVSHLLCPYVQRAAIALAEKNVPFERVVIDLANKPDWFIAISPLGKVPLLRLQRPGGGEAVLFESNVICEYLEETQPGPRLHPEDPLTRAEHRAWMEFGSAILGDLWGYETTRDAEVFEQKRMALAAKFERVEAALGAGPYFAGENFSLVDAVFAPVFRYFEVFDEISDSHIFDALPKVNAWRKALAARPSVRSAVVPEYPQHLREFLKKHEAHLLTLA; encoded by the coding sequence ATGGCCCAACCCCTTACCCTCGTCAGCCACCTGCTGTGCCCCTATGTACAGCGCGCAGCCATTGCCCTGGCCGAGAAAAACGTGCCTTTTGAGCGCGTGGTGATCGACCTCGCAAACAAGCCGGACTGGTTCATTGCGATCTCGCCGCTCGGCAAGGTGCCGCTGCTGCGCCTTCAGCGGCCGGGCGGCGGCGAAGCGGTGCTGTTCGAAAGCAATGTGATCTGCGAGTACCTCGAAGAAACCCAGCCGGGCCCGCGTCTTCATCCTGAAGACCCGCTCACCCGCGCCGAGCACCGCGCCTGGATGGAATTCGGCTCGGCGATATTGGGCGACCTGTGGGGCTACGAGACCACGCGCGATGCCGAAGTGTTCGAACAGAAGCGCATGGCACTCGCCGCCAAGTTCGAGCGCGTCGAAGCCGCGCTGGGCGCAGGTCCCTACTTCGCGGGCGAAAACTTCAGCCTGGTCGACGCCGTCTTTGCGCCGGTCTTTCGCTACTTCGAAGTGTTCGACGAGATCAGCGACTCGCACATCTTCGATGCCCTGCCCAAGGTGAATGCATGGCGCAAGGCCCTGGCGGCGCGGCCCAGTGTGCGCAGCGCCGTGGTGCCGGAGTATCCGCAGCACCTGCGTGAATTCCTGAAGAAACACGAGGCGCACTTGCTCACGCTCGCGTAA